In Osmerus eperlanus chromosome 17, fOsmEpe2.1, whole genome shotgun sequence, a single genomic region encodes these proteins:
- the si:dkey-14d8.1 gene encoding zinc finger protein 502 isoform X4 — protein MILEMFRMDQPLNTQTIENLLDKMNICAAMDEVFPNQYGSKYDTALQALIGGLVYRLEQLLPMPDLSQIGSMITRSPFILEECGLSVSDLNPLKILLERQNRQFKGSLTTAISSTVGDCILASLSFRSTSVNLPKQDLKSPLELPRLTESKKPYEASENAKSPATSNAFKHMVMTDDSDYTEVHLQENDGDEEGEIGNQSVMNSGVCDSEEIILQDRRLDNGVAPAKRSVSITGELKQPLKLVPQTTTTETTSQPDLSVYAAKSHLQVSPKVKLVSLQQWVSQIASNTISLPALPPPRQDHATDEQTGDLYLGSNVKSGRPESNVLIERAIIRMRHPKLLGKTLKRKTPKATYTCSDCEKGFPYQSMLADHQRIHTGEKPFKCSECGRTFRTLGFLTNHQKIHTSIRPFKCEECSKCFLKKADLQKHLRVHRGEKPFKCSICEKGFTQASYFKIHMDCHTSDKSFPCTHCDKNFPTAYKLSNHLRWHTDERPYICEQCGRRFHNPSLLKRHMGYHTGDRQYLCAQCGRTFVYMFDLKKHQRDHGPKPQLPCPVCQKVFTSNGSLKVHQRIHTTDKPYRCSICDKGFNQIGNLSVHKKLHSNERPYHCDECGKTYKLSTHLREHKYIHMGKKPCQCATCGKGFRYPGILKKHEQLHLREQAKSPKRYSHTCRRSRHSSKRMLDDY, from the exons ATTGGTTCTATGATCACAAGAAGCCCCTTTATTCTTGAGGAATGCGGACTGTCTGTTTCTGACCTTAACCCACTGAAAATCCTACTTGAGCGCCAAAACCGTCAGTTTAAGGGATCCCTGACTACTG CTATCTCATCCACTGTGGGTGACTGCATCCTGGCCTCACTCTCATTCCGTTCCACTTCTGTAAACCTGCCAAAACAAGATCTTAAAAGTCCATTGGAATTGCCCAGGCTAACAGAATCAAAAAAGCCATATGAAGCCAGCGAGAATGCCAAAAGCCCTGCCACTTCCAATGCCTTTAAGCATATGGTGATGACAGATGACTCAGATTACACTGAAGTACACTTGCAAGAGAATGATGGTGATGAAGAAGGAGAAATTGGCAATCAATCTGTGAtgaacagtggtgtgtgtgacagtgaggaAATCATATTGCAGGATAGGAGGCTTGATAATGGGGTAGCACCAGCGAAGAGGAGTGTGTCAATCACTGGAGAACTCAAACAACCTTTGAAGCTAGTGCCTCAGACCACCACCACTGAGACTACCTCTCAACCTGACCTTAGTGTTTATGCTGCTAAAAGTCACCTACAGGTCAGTCCAAAGGTCAAGTTGGTGAGTCTGCAACAATGGGTGTCCCAAATTGCTAGCAATAcaatctctctcccagccctgccccccccgcgGCAAGACCATGCTACAGATGAACAGACAGGAGACTTATACCTTGGAAGCAATGTGAAGTCAGGAAGACCTGAAAGTAATGTATTGATAGAAAGGGCCATTATACGAATGAGGCACCCTAAGCTTCTTGGGAAAACTTTGAAAAGGAAAACTCCAAAGGCCACCTATACATGCTCGGATTGTGAGAAAGGCTTTCCATATCAGTCTATGCTAGCAGATCACCAGCGCATTcatacaggagagaaacctttcaAATGTTCAGAGTGTGGGAGGACCTTTAGGACGTTGGGATTCTTGACGAATCACCAGAAGATCCACACTTCCATCCGCCCCTTTAAATGCGAAGAATGCAGCAAGTGTTTCCTGAAAAAAGCTGACCTGCAGAAGCATCTTAGAGTCCACAGGGGAGAAAAACCTTTTAAATGTTCCATCTGTGAAAAGGGTTTCACACAAGCATCCTACTTCAAAATTCACATGGACTGTCACACAAGTGACAAGAGCTTTCCCTGCACTCATTGTGATAAAAACTTCCCCACTGCATACAAACTATCCAACCACTTGCGCTGGCACACTGATGAGCGCCCTTATATCTGTGAGCAGTGCGGGAGACGTTTTCACAACCCCAGCCTTTTGAAAAGACATATGGGCTATCACACTGGGGACCGTCAGTACTTGTGTGCCCAGTGTGGACGGACCTTTGTGTACATGTTTGATTTGAAAAAACATCAGCGTGACCATGGGCCCAAGCCCCAGCTCCCCTGCCCAGTTTGTCAGAAGGTGTTTACCAGTAACGGCTCTCTGAAAGTACATCAGCGCATACACACCACTGACAAACCCTATAGGTGCTCAATTTGCGACAAAGGATTCAACCAGATCGGTAATCTGTCCGTGCATAAGAAGTTGCACTCAAACGAGCGCCCCTATCATTGCGATGAGTGTGGGAAGACATACAAGTTATCCACTCATTTAAGAGAGCATAAGTACATCCACATGGGGAAGAAGCCTTGCCAGTGTGCTACATGTGGTAAAGGGTTCCGCTACCCTGGCATCCTGAAAAAACATGAGCAGCTGCACTTGAGAGAGCAAGCAAAGAGCCCCAAGAGATATAGTCATACTTGCAGACGCAGTAGACACTCCTCCAAAAGGATGTTGGATGACTATTGA